The following proteins are encoded in a genomic region of Cercospora beticola chromosome 8, complete sequence:
- a CDS encoding uncharacterized protein (MEROPS:MER0000437): MLFLFYYPTETSKTLGEAWWKRVHERQLPDEPRKDYLLGAGVRNQLAAIFTFTVNESNFDRLKDITAPTLVTNGHTDVMSPTVNSYVLYQNIPNASLVLFPDSGHGHLFQEPELYAQHLEIFLRR; the protein is encoded by the coding sequence AtgttattcctcttctactaccCCACCGAAACGAGCAAAACGCTTGGCGAGGCGTGGTGGAAGAGAGTTCATGAACGACAGCTCCCCGACGAGCCACGAAAGGACTACTTACTTGGTGCTGGAGTACGGAACCAGTTGGCTGCTATTTTCACTTTCACGGTGAATGAAAGTAATTTCGATCGTTTGAAGGATATCACAGCGCCGACCTTGGTCACGAATGGGCATACGGATGTTATGTCTCCTACGGTGAACAGTTATGTGCTTTATCAGAATATTCCGAATGCGAGTCTTGTGCTGTTCCCTGATTCGGGACATGGGCATCTATTTCAGGAGCCGGAGTTGTATGCGCAACATTTGGAGATTTTCTTGAGGAGGTGA